One genomic region from Streptomyces sp. NBC_00582 encodes:
- a CDS encoding sensor histidine kinase: MGSPEEARVRLPQLRLDELLEELQARLDAARGTRDRVHSLLEAVLSVGRELDLEQALRSIVEAAAVLVDAEYAALGVIGPDGRRLSAFHTVGVTEEEIARIGPYPEGHGILGELIRRPEPLRLAKISEHPASYGFPAHHPPMNTFLGVPIRVREQVFGNLYLTEKRGGGQFDEEDVSVTQTLAVAAGVAIDNARLYEESRLRERWLRANADITHSLMSGGESTEVLALIADRAREITGSALAAVALPMEDTGSLTVEIAVGMDAEAHRGLVLPMKSSLMGLAFADAAPVHSTDVAHEERISPEPPRFGGLGPAVAVPIGTGEAGPRGVVLLARETGQPGFSATETEPLQAFAAQAAIAMELAERRQDAEQVAVLQDRDRIARDLHDLAIQRLFATGMTLQSAGRFIEHEEAAERVARAVDDLDETIKIIRSTIFGLRAREGAGEAGLRARAVRVVGEAAPVLGFAASVRMEGLLDTDVPKEIADQVVAVLSEALTNIARHAHADRADVLLATDGREVRLSVTDNGVGIPDGGRRSGLRNMAERAEQLGGRLELGTPEGGGSALVWRVPVPKA, translated from the coding sequence GTGGGAAGCCCCGAGGAGGCCCGGGTACGGCTGCCTCAGCTGAGGCTGGACGAGCTGCTGGAGGAGCTGCAGGCTCGGCTGGACGCCGCCCGCGGCACCCGGGACCGGGTGCACAGTCTGCTGGAGGCGGTGCTGTCGGTCGGGCGCGAGCTGGATCTGGAGCAGGCCCTGCGCAGCATCGTGGAGGCCGCCGCGGTCCTCGTCGACGCGGAGTACGCGGCGCTCGGGGTGATCGGTCCGGACGGCAGGCGGCTGTCGGCCTTCCACACGGTCGGGGTCACCGAGGAGGAGATCGCCCGGATCGGGCCGTACCCGGAGGGCCACGGCATTCTGGGCGAGCTGATCCGCCGTCCCGAGCCGTTGCGCCTGGCGAAGATCTCCGAGCACCCCGCCTCGTACGGCTTCCCCGCGCACCACCCGCCGATGAACACCTTCCTCGGCGTCCCGATCCGGGTGCGCGAGCAGGTCTTCGGCAATCTCTATCTCACCGAGAAGCGGGGCGGCGGCCAGTTCGACGAGGAGGACGTCTCGGTCACGCAGACGCTGGCCGTGGCGGCCGGTGTCGCCATCGACAACGCCCGGCTGTACGAGGAGTCCCGGCTGCGGGAGCGCTGGCTGCGGGCGAACGCGGACATCACCCACAGCCTGATGTCCGGCGGCGAGAGCACCGAGGTCCTCGCGCTGATCGCCGACCGGGCCCGCGAGATCACCGGCTCCGCCCTGGCCGCGGTGGCGCTGCCCATGGAGGACACCGGGTCGCTCACCGTGGAGATCGCCGTCGGCATGGACGCCGAGGCGCACCGGGGCCTCGTCCTGCCGATGAAGAGCAGCCTGATGGGCCTGGCCTTCGCCGACGCCGCGCCGGTCCACAGCACGGACGTCGCCCATGAGGAACGGATCTCCCCGGAGCCTCCGCGGTTCGGCGGACTCGGCCCCGCCGTGGCGGTGCCCATCGGCACGGGCGAGGCCGGACCACGGGGCGTGGTCCTGCTGGCGCGGGAAACCGGGCAGCCGGGGTTCTCGGCGACGGAGACCGAACCCCTGCAGGCCTTCGCCGCGCAGGCCGCCATCGCGATGGAACTGGCGGAACGCCGCCAGGACGCCGAGCAGGTCGCGGTGCTCCAGGACCGCGACCGCATCGCCCGTGACCTGCACGATCTGGCGATCCAGCGGCTGTTCGCCACCGGCATGACGCTGCAGAGCGCCGGGCGCTTCATCGAACACGAGGAAGCCGCCGAGCGCGTGGCGCGCGCCGTCGACGACCTGGACGAGACCATCAAGATCATCCGGTCGACGATCTTCGGTCTGCGGGCCCGCGAGGGTGCCGGGGAGGCCGGCCTGCGGGCTCGTGCCGTACGGGTCGTGGGGGAGGCCGCGCCGGTGCTCGGCTTCGCCGCCAGCGTGCGTATGGAGGGCCTGCTGGACACCGATGTGCCGAAGGAGATCGCCGACCAGGTGGTGGCCGTCCTCTCCGAGGCCCTGACCAACATCGCCCGTCACGCCCACGCGGACCGCGCCGACGTACTCCTGGCGACGGACGGGCGGGAGGTACGGCTGTCCGTCACGGACAACGGCGTGGGAATCCCGGACGGCGGCCGCCGCAGCGGCTTGCGCAACATGGCCGAGCGCGCCGAGCAACTGGGCGGCCGACTGGAACTGGGCACACCCGAGGGGGGCGGCAGCGCGCTGGTGTGGCGGGTGCCGGTGCCGAAGGCATAG